In a single window of the Halobaculum lipolyticum genome:
- a CDS encoding ABC transporter ATP-binding protein produces MSSHEIVVEDLTFAYPASDETVLRDASVTIEAGEFTAVVGGNGSGKTTLCKTFNGLVPHFFDGRFEGRVTVAGTDTREADVADLSRHVGYLFQDFENQLVQETVRDDVEFGPLNYGFDDYAERATRALETVGLAHLDDRFVWELSGGQQHLVALAGVLAMEPEFVVVDEPAAQLDPQNARAAYDLLRRLHDDHDTTVVVIEHHTEFVADYCDELVLVSDGGVAWKEPVGVGLNRLDDLTAHDIHPPQVTSIAADLPGDAGRLPNGRYPVTVEEAATAFPSPAGGEPRVVVDGGSGTAGAETAVGDRSAARTSAADGDEPLVSLANVGHGYPTLREGHNRVLDGLDLACHAGERVALVGSNGAGKSTLLRLLTGLEPPDDGTVTVLGRDTSETLPEHLADDTVYIHQTPEEMFVEDTLRKDVAYYLRSRDADDVDERVDEILSYLDLTHLADRDARLLSLGQQRRASLAIGLGTDPTVVLLDEPTGSLDLQSRREVTGMLRKAESRVETVVVASHDLQLVADWADRVVVLDEGRVLADASPAAVFDDADLLARAGLRRPQVVELSDRLGVEPPALTADALVERLSAAVDEPADTTTEEP; encoded by the coding sequence ATGAGTTCACACGAGATAGTCGTCGAGGACCTGACGTTCGCGTACCCCGCCAGCGACGAGACCGTGTTGCGCGACGCGAGCGTGACGATCGAGGCGGGCGAGTTCACCGCCGTCGTCGGAGGGAACGGGAGCGGGAAGACGACGCTGTGTAAGACGTTCAACGGGCTGGTCCCGCACTTCTTCGACGGGCGGTTCGAGGGCCGCGTGACCGTCGCCGGCACCGACACGCGGGAGGCCGACGTCGCCGACCTGTCGCGACACGTCGGCTACCTGTTCCAGGACTTCGAGAACCAGCTCGTCCAGGAGACGGTCCGCGACGACGTGGAGTTCGGGCCGCTGAACTACGGCTTCGACGACTACGCCGAGCGGGCGACCCGGGCGCTGGAGACCGTCGGACTCGCCCACCTCGACGACCGGTTCGTCTGGGAGCTGAGCGGCGGCCAGCAACACCTCGTCGCGCTCGCGGGCGTGCTCGCGATGGAGCCGGAGTTCGTCGTCGTCGACGAGCCGGCCGCACAGCTCGACCCGCAGAACGCGCGGGCGGCGTACGACCTGCTCCGCCGGCTCCACGACGACCACGACACGACGGTCGTCGTCATCGAGCACCACACGGAGTTCGTCGCCGACTACTGCGACGAACTGGTGTTGGTGTCGGACGGCGGCGTCGCCTGGAAGGAGCCGGTCGGCGTCGGACTCAACAGGCTCGACGACCTGACCGCCCACGACATCCACCCGCCGCAGGTCACGTCCATCGCGGCCGACCTGCCCGGCGACGCCGGGAGGCTCCCGAACGGGCGCTACCCCGTCACCGTCGAGGAGGCGGCGACGGCGTTCCCCTCGCCCGCGGGCGGGGAGCCGCGGGTCGTCGTCGACGGCGGGTCCGGAACCGCCGGCGCGGAGACCGCCGTCGGCGACCGGAGCGCGGCGCGAACGTCGGCCGCCGACGGCGACGAGCCGCTCGTCTCGCTGGCGAACGTCGGTCACGGCTACCCGACGCTTCGGGAGGGCCACAACCGGGTGCTCGACGGCCTCGATCTCGCGTGCCACGCGGGCGAGCGGGTGGCGCTGGTCGGGTCCAACGGCGCGGGCAAGTCGACGCTGTTGCGCCTGCTCACCGGCCTCGAACCGCCGGACGACGGAACGGTGACGGTGCTCGGCCGCGACACGAGCGAGACGCTGCCCGAGCACCTCGCCGACGACACCGTCTACATCCACCAGACCCCCGAGGAGATGTTCGTCGAGGACACCCTGCGCAAGGACGTCGCCTACTACCTGCGGAGCCGCGACGCCGACGACGTCGACGAGCGGGTCGACGAGATCCTGTCGTACCTCGACCTCACCCACCTCGCGGACCGCGACGCCCGGCTGCTGAGCCTCGGTCAGCAACGCCGCGCCTCGCTGGCGATCGGGCTGGGAACCGACCCGACGGTCGTCCTGCTCGACGAGCCGACGGGGAGCCTCGACCTCCAGAGCCGGCGCGAGGTGACGGGGATGCTCCGCAAGGCGGAGTCCCGCGTCGAGACGGTCGTCGTCGCCTCCCACGACCTCCAGCTCGTGGCCGACTGGGCCGACCGGGTCGTCGTGCTGGACGAGGGGCGGGTGCTCGCCGACGCGTCCCCGGCGGCCGTGTTCGACGACGCCGACCTGCTGGCGAGGGCGGGACTGCGCCGGCCACAGGTCGTCGAACTGAGCGACCGGCTCGGCGTCGAGCCGCCGGCGCTGACGGCCGACGCGCTGGTCGAGCGGCTCTCGGCCGCCGTCGACGAACCCGCCGACACCACCACGGAGGAGCCATGA
- a CDS encoding TrmB family transcriptional regulator, with the protein MTDNESVAEAVELLQQLGLKEYEAACFVGLSRLSTGTAKDLSEITSVPRTRVYDAVRVLEARGLVQVQHSTPQRFKAVPIEEAVRTLEREQADRFEQLRRALDGVEPVEARDDEPVQEVWTLSGRTPIANRCNELIAAADSEVVLVLGDASLLTDDLVAALSTLDGAVDLFVGTITRAVRDAVEDRVPEATVFVSELDWLAGADEPDPTAIGRLLLTDRSNILVSTLPTATGDEHAVFGTGFGNGLVVVTRRLMAQGLLATNDAAD; encoded by the coding sequence GTGACCGACAACGAATCCGTCGCCGAGGCGGTGGAGTTGCTCCAGCAGCTCGGGCTCAAGGAGTACGAGGCGGCGTGTTTCGTCGGCCTGTCACGGCTCTCGACGGGGACCGCGAAGGACCTCAGCGAGATCACGTCGGTGCCGCGCACCCGCGTGTACGACGCGGTTCGCGTGCTGGAGGCGCGGGGGCTCGTACAGGTGCAACACTCGACGCCCCAGCGGTTCAAGGCGGTGCCCATCGAGGAGGCGGTCCGGACCTTAGAACGCGAGCAGGCCGACCGGTTCGAACAGCTCCGGCGCGCCCTCGACGGCGTGGAGCCGGTCGAGGCGAGGGACGACGAGCCGGTCCAGGAGGTGTGGACGCTCTCGGGGCGGACCCCGATCGCCAATCGCTGCAACGAACTCATCGCCGCCGCCGACTCGGAGGTCGTGCTGGTGCTCGGCGACGCCTCGCTGTTGACCGACGACCTCGTCGCGGCGCTGTCGACCCTCGACGGGGCGGTTGACCTGTTCGTCGGGACGATCACCCGGGCGGTTCGCGACGCCGTCGAGGACCGGGTGCCCGAGGCGACCGTGTTCGTCTCCGAGCTGGACTGGCTCGCGGGCGCCGACGAGCCGGACCCGACGGCCATCGGTCGGCTCCTGTTGACCGACCGCTCGAACATCCTCGTCAGCACGCTGCCCACGGCCACCGGTGACGAACACGCGGTGTTCGGGACCGGGTTCGGCAACGGACTCGTCGTCGTCACCCGACGGCTGATGGCTCAGGGGCTGCTGGCGACGAACGACGCCGCGGACTGA
- the cgi121 gene encoding KEOPS complex subunit Cgi121 produces MRLVEGTATVGDLDAFLGDLTRIGDDTGCTVQAFDARYVVDRTHLARALALADRAFERGENVARDRGVEVMLYAAGRRQIDRALTMGVSEGERAVVVLVAAEDGSDETAAAAAAEAAAADAVGDLLDPASTLGAVDEALVCDYFDVRERELTATAGTLADVVHERVALLDVRK; encoded by the coding sequence GTGAGGCTCGTCGAGGGGACCGCGACGGTCGGGGACCTCGACGCGTTCCTCGGCGACCTGACCCGGATCGGCGACGACACCGGCTGCACGGTGCAGGCGTTCGACGCCCGCTACGTCGTCGACCGGACGCACCTCGCCCGGGCGCTGGCGCTCGCGGACCGGGCGTTCGAGCGCGGGGAGAACGTCGCCCGCGACCGCGGCGTCGAGGTCATGCTGTACGCCGCCGGCCGTCGACAGATCGACCGGGCGCTGACGATGGGCGTGAGCGAGGGGGAGCGAGCGGTCGTGGTGCTCGTCGCCGCCGAGGACGGGAGCGACGAGACGGCGGCCGCGGCGGCCGCGGAGGCGGCCGCCGCCGACGCGGTGGGCGACCTGCTCGACCCCGCGTCCACCCTCGGGGCGGTCGACGAGGCGCTCGTGTGCGACTACTTCGACGTCCGCGAGCGGGAACTGACGGCGACGGCGGGGACGCTCGCGGACGTCGTCCACGAGCGGGTCGCGCTGCTGGACGTGCGCAAGTAG
- a CDS encoding PHP domain-containing protein: MTPTPTPTTPDGARIEHDPYGDVDWERVTRCRSQFHLHEPRNELDPRSPDHDPPSTADADDGRSSPGALVDKYQRAGYGALAVTEHEYFVDGTKHKGEPFVEALDTTTWPWTEWDRECDPDGTVPVQGAELRGTLDGLDRLHDLVSLDNDLGHGRERSLRAVATDVGDRGGVAFLPHPGKYVDPDDVGAYVDLFEAVDPGTLFGVEAFNARDRYPSCRAIWDALLAELGADRPVWAVANDDYHARPRPAGAERFDRSRTVLLVEERSPSAVVDALSSGRSYVQYDGDGAAPRIDSVDVAGTTVRVDAPDAAAVRWIADGSAVATGAEIDVADVTGRYVRAEATAAGDAVTCTQPLYLE; the protein is encoded by the coding sequence GTGACACCGACACCGACCCCGACGACTCCCGACGGTGCGAGGATCGAACACGACCCCTACGGCGACGTGGACTGGGAGCGGGTGACCCGCTGCCGGTCGCAGTTCCACCTCCACGAACCCCGGAACGAACTCGACCCCCGTTCGCCCGACCACGACCCGCCGTCGACGGCCGACGCGGACGACGGCCGCTCGTCGCCCGGCGCGCTCGTCGACAAGTACCAGCGCGCGGGCTACGGCGCGCTGGCGGTCACCGAACACGAGTACTTCGTCGACGGGACGAAACACAAAGGCGAGCCGTTCGTCGAGGCGCTCGACACGACGACGTGGCCGTGGACCGAGTGGGACCGCGAGTGCGACCCCGACGGGACGGTCCCGGTCCAGGGGGCCGAGCTTCGGGGGACGCTCGACGGGCTCGACCGCCTCCACGACCTCGTCAGCCTCGACAACGACCTCGGGCACGGTCGCGAGCGGTCGCTGCGGGCGGTCGCGACCGACGTCGGCGACCGCGGCGGCGTCGCCTTCCTCCCGCACCCCGGGAAGTACGTCGACCCCGACGACGTCGGCGCCTACGTCGACCTGTTCGAGGCGGTCGACCCCGGGACGCTGTTCGGCGTCGAGGCGTTCAACGCCCGCGACCGCTACCCCTCCTGTCGGGCGATCTGGGACGCGCTCCTCGCGGAGTTGGGCGCCGACCGGCCGGTCTGGGCGGTGGCGAACGACGACTACCACGCCCGGCCCCGGCCGGCCGGCGCCGAGCGGTTCGACCGGTCGCGGACGGTGTTGCTCGTCGAGGAGCGCTCCCCGTCGGCCGTCGTCGACGCCCTGTCGTCGGGGCGCAGCTACGTGCAGTACGACGGCGACGGCGCCGCGCCGCGGATCGACTCGGTCGACGTCGCGGGGACGACCGTCCGCGTCGACGCCCCCGACGCGGCGGCGGTGCGGTGGATCGCCGACGGGTCGGCGGTCGCGACCGGCGCGGAGATCGACGTCGCCGACGTGACCGGCCGGTACGTCCGCGCGGAGGCGACCGCTGCGGGCGACGCGGTCACCTGCACGCAGCCGCTCTACCTCGAGTGA
- a CDS encoding TrmB family transcriptional regulator, with translation MTLDNPTDPHQMAITQLRHLGLSTYAARTFVALTALGTATAKDVSEVSDVPRTRVYDAVDELHERGLVDVQQAHPKQFWAVSAESAGRTFRNDLQHRADQLTAALSAIREADGRGEQRGVWTANGRASVTDRVVEFIDDAESEIVCMSVEELLDDPVLDAIADAADRGVSIEIAGSPPAVEDRILGVAPDASVFDSLWLWSDTPAGRLLMVDGSRTLASVLTGEGDDVTETAIWGVGESNSLVTVLKALFTWRLDGVDPDRADGGDPAPGLDE, from the coding sequence ATGACTCTCGACAACCCCACCGACCCGCACCAGATGGCGATCACACAGCTCAGGCACCTCGGGTTGAGCACGTACGCCGCGCGGACGTTCGTCGCGCTCACGGCGCTGGGGACCGCGACCGCCAAGGACGTGAGCGAGGTGTCGGACGTCCCTCGGACCCGCGTGTACGACGCGGTCGACGAACTGCACGAACGCGGCCTCGTCGACGTCCAGCAGGCGCACCCGAAGCAGTTCTGGGCCGTCTCGGCGGAGTCGGCCGGCCGGACGTTCCGCAACGACCTCCAGCACCGGGCGGACCAACTCACGGCGGCGCTGTCGGCGATCCGCGAGGCCGACGGCCGCGGCGAACAGCGGGGCGTGTGGACCGCGAACGGTCGGGCGAGCGTCACCGACCGGGTCGTCGAGTTCATCGACGACGCCGAGTCGGAGATCGTCTGCATGTCGGTCGAGGAACTGCTCGACGATCCCGTCCTCGACGCGATCGCGGACGCGGCCGATCGAGGCGTGTCGATCGAGATCGCCGGGAGTCCCCCAGCCGTGGAGGACCGGATCCTCGGGGTCGCTCCCGACGCGTCGGTGTTCGACTCGCTGTGGCTGTGGTCGGACACGCCGGCCGGTCGCCTGCTGATGGTCGACGGCAGCCGGACGCTCGCGAGCGTGCTGACGGGCGAGGGCGACGACGTGACCGAGACCGCCATCTGGGGCGTCGGCGAGTCGAACAGCCTCGTCACCGTGTTGAAGGCGCTGTTCACCTGGCGCCTCGACGGAGTCGACCCGGACCGCGCCGACGGCGGCGATCCGGCGCCGGGACTCGACGAGTGA
- a CDS encoding HalOD1 output domain-containing protein, producing the protein MDGSRESDPDHDGAADPPTHLLHRTYDWSVTAPIVAIAEALSTLVDATSTEIAPVQSSVDGDALDRVLRSSRDGDARVSFPHGDYVVSVTGTGDLYLFAR; encoded by the coding sequence ATGGACGGTTCACGCGAGTCGGATCCGGATCACGACGGCGCGGCCGACCCCCCCACACACCTGCTCCACCGCACCTACGACTGGTCGGTCACCGCCCCGATCGTCGCGATCGCCGAGGCGCTGTCGACTCTCGTCGACGCCACGTCCACGGAGATCGCCCCCGTACAGAGCAGCGTCGACGGCGACGCGCTCGATCGGGTCCTCCGGTCGAGTCGCGACGGCGACGCCCGGGTGTCGTTCCCGCACGGCGACTACGTCGTCTCGGTGACCGGGACCGGCGACCTGTACCTCTTCGCCCGCTGA
- a CDS encoding energy-coupling factor transporter transmembrane component T family protein encodes MKYVSSITDISIADIKVDLMRTAYDNDRALLNTFDPRVVLVWSVGFMIIPWLFYDPLPLAILLAAAFVLAALSQVSKYLLALLLFGQVTNVGFFIVVVPVVGGVLRALGYLGTNAGRLADGLAAGDTSVVVEAGSVVVAALAAGVDTAVTSQEVGFDAVGAVVPFFLKLTIISVISLAVFSAMSPRKLSKGMLRLGVPRQLTFAIAYGYRMMPLLVEEYHALVNSFRLRSEVPDDPGVLRWRYYYYLLRLSIKAFYPLIFNVAKRARVTVEAMETRGFSRSLGDPESRALRTEGMLIRTRDVSFVFGSLLFVAAVWALT; translated from the coding sequence ATGAAGTACGTCTCGTCGATCACCGACATCTCGATCGCCGACATCAAAGTCGACCTCATGCGGACGGCCTACGACAACGACCGCGCGCTGTTGAACACGTTCGACCCGCGCGTGGTCTTGGTGTGGTCCGTCGGCTTCATGATCATCCCGTGGCTGTTCTACGACCCCCTCCCGCTCGCGATCCTGTTGGCGGCGGCGTTCGTGTTGGCGGCGCTCTCGCAGGTGAGCAAGTACCTGCTCGCGCTGTTGCTGTTCGGGCAGGTGACGAACGTCGGCTTCTTCATCGTGGTCGTCCCGGTGGTCGGCGGCGTGCTCCGGGCGCTCGGCTACCTCGGCACCAACGCCGGTCGGCTCGCCGACGGACTCGCCGCGGGCGACACGAGCGTCGTCGTCGAGGCGGGGTCGGTCGTCGTCGCCGCGCTCGCGGCGGGGGTCGACACCGCCGTGACGAGTCAGGAGGTCGGCTTCGACGCGGTCGGCGCCGTCGTCCCGTTCTTCCTCAAGCTCACCATCATCTCGGTGATCAGCCTCGCGGTGTTCTCGGCGATGAGTCCGCGGAAGCTCAGCAAGGGGATGCTCCGGCTGGGCGTCCCCCGGCAGCTGACGTTCGCCATCGCCTACGGCTACCGGATGATGCCGCTGCTCGTCGAGGAGTACCACGCCCTCGTCAACTCCTTCCGGCTCCGCAGCGAGGTGCCCGACGACCCCGGCGTCCTCAGGTGGCGCTACTACTACTACCTGCTGCGGCTCTCGATCAAGGCGTTCTACCCGCTGATCTTCAACGTGGCAAAGCGCGCCCGCGTCACCGTCGAGGCGATGGAGACGCGGGGGTTCTCCCGGTCGCTCGGCGACCCCGAGAGCCGCGCCCTCCGGACCGAGGGGATGTTGATCCGGACGCGCGACGTGTCGTTCGTCTTCGGCTCGCTGCTGTTCGTCGCCGCCGTCTGGGCGCTGACCTGA
- a CDS encoding hemolysin family protein, with translation MAALDLLSYPVAEGLLVVVLLACSAFFSSSEIAIFSLERYRVSVLAEAGGAGEVLEELRSDPHRLLVTILVGNNVVNIAMSSIATAVLVAAFPAGVAVALATLLLTVVVLVFGEIVPKSYGVANAEPWALRTAPVLRGFQRVAAPVISGFDAVTRGIGGAVGGDPGIEAPYVTRDELSALVRSAERGGEIDADERGMVEAVLALHEVTASDVMVPRENVVAVAAATPLREVVARAAAERVTRLPVYDDDLDDVRGVVDLRDAERTLALDESLPVERLTTRTFRVSESEPIDALLERMQDERVRIAMVVAAADPETVVGLVTVQDLLEEVVGDLLDSGQEASMRAVADGVIVRGDVFLDRIDAVFGTTLATATATADAGDGVDTPADGAGDPADPVPTADPGPGTLAGLVYRRLGRVPRDGDRVDLGGIAVTVEQVDGRRIRRMFVEPDHESLAATVLGAAGDTADAEATAADDTADTADTADTADTADADRPAADDESADDGTE, from the coding sequence ATGGCCGCACTCGACCTCCTCTCGTATCCCGTCGCCGAGGGACTCCTCGTCGTCGTGTTGCTCGCGTGTTCGGCGTTCTTCTCCAGCAGCGAGATCGCGATCTTCAGTCTCGAACGCTACCGGGTGAGCGTCCTCGCGGAGGCGGGCGGCGCCGGCGAGGTGTTGGAGGAACTGCGTTCGGACCCGCACCGCCTGCTCGTGACGATCCTCGTCGGCAACAACGTCGTCAACATCGCGATGTCGTCGATAGCGACGGCCGTCCTCGTCGCGGCGTTCCCCGCGGGCGTCGCCGTGGCGCTCGCGACGCTGCTGTTGACGGTCGTCGTCCTCGTGTTCGGGGAGATCGTTCCAAAGTCCTACGGGGTCGCCAACGCCGAGCCGTGGGCGCTGCGGACCGCGCCCGTCCTCCGGGGGTTCCAGCGCGTGGCGGCCCCGGTCATCTCCGGGTTCGACGCCGTCACCCGGGGGATCGGCGGCGCCGTCGGCGGCGACCCCGGGATCGAGGCGCCGTACGTCACCCGCGACGAGCTGTCGGCGCTGGTGCGCTCGGCCGAGCGCGGCGGCGAGATCGACGCCGACGAGCGGGGGATGGTCGAGGCGGTGCTCGCGCTCCACGAGGTGACCGCCAGCGACGTGATGGTGCCCCGCGAGAACGTCGTCGCCGTCGCGGCGGCGACGCCCCTGCGGGAGGTGGTGGCGCGGGCGGCCGCCGAGCGCGTGACGCGGCTCCCGGTGTACGACGACGACCTCGACGACGTCCGGGGGGTCGTCGACCTCCGCGACGCCGAGCGGACGCTCGCGCTCGACGAGTCGCTGCCGGTCGAGCGGCTCACGACACGCACGTTCCGCGTCTCCGAGTCCGAGCCGATCGACGCGCTGCTCGAACGGATGCAAGACGAGCGCGTCCGGATCGCGATGGTCGTCGCCGCCGCCGACCCCGAGACGGTCGTCGGACTCGTCACCGTCCAGGACCTCCTCGAGGAGGTCGTCGGCGACCTGCTGGACTCGGGTCAGGAGGCGAGCATGCGCGCGGTCGCCGACGGGGTGATCGTCCGCGGCGACGTGTTCCTCGACCGGATCGACGCCGTCTTCGGCACGACGCTCGCGACGGCGACGGCGACCGCGGACGCGGGCGACGGTGTGGACACCCCAGCAGACGGCGCGGGCGACCCTGCCGACCCCGTCCCGACGGCGGACCCGGGTCCCGGGACGCTCGCGGGGCTTGTGTACCGCCGGCTGGGGCGGGTGCCGCGGGACGGCGACCGCGTCGACCTGGGCGGGATCGCCGTCACCGTCGAGCAGGTCGACGGCCGCCGGATCCGCCGGATGTTCGTCGAACCCGACCACGAGTCGCTCGCCGCGACCGTGCTGGGGGCGGCGGGCGACACGGCCGACGCGGAGGCGACCGCGGCGGACGACACGGCCGACACGGCCGACACAGCCGACACAGCCGACACAGCCGACGCGGACCGCCCCGCGGCGGACGACGAGTCGGCCGACGACGGCACGGAGTAA
- a CDS encoding homing endonuclease associated repeat-containing protein codes for MATKDDCLDALRTAADRLGESPSKGQYEDLDLTPSASTILRHCGGWNAAKEEAGLHTNTSTGSRTLPKPEDVELPEGLVWEELSQDQRWHYRNREWNTERTLRRRARLRSWVNDQKAESGCARCGESDAACLDLHHTEPDEKDRSVTRMITDGYGQERLEAELRKCIVLCANCHRKEHFTDPLRRFQDDTEHASR; via the coding sequence ATGGCTACGAAAGACGACTGTCTCGACGCACTACGCACAGCCGCCGACCGACTCGGCGAATCACCCTCGAAAGGCCAGTATGAGGACCTCGACCTCACTCCTTCTGCTTCGACGATCTTGCGACACTGCGGCGGATGGAACGCTGCGAAGGAGGAAGCCGGATTGCACACGAACACCTCGACCGGGTCGCGAACGCTGCCGAAGCCAGAGGACGTAGAACTTCCCGAGGGGTTGGTGTGGGAGGAACTGAGTCAGGATCAGCGGTGGCACTACCGCAACCGGGAGTGGAACACGGAGCGAACGCTCCGTCGACGAGCACGACTCCGCTCATGGGTCAACGACCAGAAAGCCGAGAGCGGGTGCGCACGGTGTGGCGAGTCGGACGCGGCGTGTCTCGACTTGCACCACACCGAACCCGACGAGAAAGACCGGTCGGTCACGAGGATGATAACCGATGGGTACGGTCAGGAGCGTCTCGAAGCGGAACTACGGAAGTGCATCGTTCTGTGCGCCAACTGCCACCGAAAGGAACACTTCACCGACCCGCTGCGACGCTTCCAAGACGATACCGAGCACGCGAGTCGATAA
- a CDS encoding PHP domain-containing protein produces the protein MTGTAGPSTDPARFYDLHTHTRFSDGSPMAAMVSAAADAGCDGVGLTDHCVLVDDEFGRRAQYDLVETYARRRERIDDLRGATDLRVFDAVELSYVPGTDDEIGSFLGRAGFDYAIGAVHFAGEYGYTSDASYADADDARIRAAVDAYYEALVALIDSELFDVVAHLDLPERRPVFRGVSTPAHYRAVADALADSRTVPEVNAGRVFESLGRVHPDPDLLDEFADRGVEFVLGTDAHTPEQVRRRVPYLREFVAERTELATRSLPPAVDDGTAAENRAAATAARADDRPTGDRPTDDRPTGDRPTDDDGEPDT, from the coding sequence ATGACGGGGACCGCCGGCCCGTCGACCGACCCGGCCCGGTTCTACGACCTGCACACCCACACCCGGTTCTCCGACGGCTCGCCGATGGCGGCGATGGTGTCGGCCGCGGCCGACGCCGGCTGCGACGGGGTCGGGCTGACCGACCACTGCGTCCTCGTCGACGACGAGTTCGGCCGGCGGGCGCAGTACGACCTCGTCGAGACGTACGCGCGGCGACGCGAGCGGATCGACGACCTGCGCGGGGCGACGGACCTGCGCGTGTTCGACGCCGTCGAACTGAGCTACGTCCCCGGCACCGACGACGAGATCGGCTCGTTCCTCGGGCGGGCGGGGTTCGACTACGCGATCGGCGCCGTCCACTTCGCCGGCGAGTACGGCTACACCTCGGACGCCTCCTACGCCGACGCCGACGACGCCCGGATCCGGGCGGCCGTCGACGCGTACTACGAGGCGCTGGTCGCGCTGATCGACTCGGAGCTGTTCGACGTCGTCGCCCACCTCGACCTCCCCGAGCGCCGGCCGGTGTTCCGGGGCGTGTCGACGCCGGCCCACTACCGAGCCGTCGCGGACGCGCTGGCCGACTCGCGGACCGTCCCGGAGGTCAACGCCGGCCGGGTGTTCGAGTCGCTCGGCCGCGTCCACCCCGACCCGGACCTCCTCGACGAGTTCGCCGACCGCGGCGTCGAGTTCGTGCTCGGGACGGACGCACACACCCCCGAGCAGGTCCGCCGGCGGGTGCCGTACCTCCGCGAGTTCGTCGCCGAACGCACCGAACTGGCGACCCGGTCTCTCCCGCCGGCCGTCGACGACGGGACGGCCGCCGAGAACCGAGCGGCGGCGACCGCGGCGCGGGCGGACGACCGACCGACCGGCGACCGACCGACCGACGATCGACCGACCGGCGACCGACCGACCGACGACGACGGAGAACCCGACACGTGA
- a CDS encoding 2-phosphosulfolactate phosphatase, translating to MSRGQRRSADEVYVDRTIASRAGIPDDPRPGNYVVIDVTHFSTTVVELFHAGASCVYVPEERGLEHEFAEREPAARVGGGSGPDYTAPEGYDFFNSPSSVQSVDVAGRPTALTSSNGGAAVTDLRTRGGPDVDVYVASLSNARRVAAHLDALDDDRPVITVAAGSKGKPSPEDTVGGVLVQRYLAGDEPTAAELDLYREVVTAGKAAKYSRKAEIRSRDLLEFATAVDTRTAVPKLDGQRLVDVADAEPDG from the coding sequence GTGTCCCGAGGACAGCGACGCTCGGCCGACGAGGTGTACGTCGACCGCACGATCGCCTCGCGTGCGGGGATCCCGGACGACCCGCGGCCGGGCAACTACGTGGTCATCGACGTCACGCACTTCTCGACGACGGTCGTGGAACTGTTCCACGCCGGCGCCTCGTGCGTGTACGTCCCCGAGGAGCGCGGGCTGGAACACGAGTTCGCCGAGCGCGAACCGGCGGCCCGCGTCGGCGGCGGGAGCGGACCCGACTACACGGCGCCGGAGGGGTACGACTTCTTCAACTCCCCGAGTTCGGTGCAGTCGGTCGACGTGGCCGGCCGACCGACCGCGCTGACCTCCTCGAACGGGGGCGCCGCGGTCACCGACCTGCGGACGCGCGGCGGTCCCGACGTCGACGTGTACGTGGCGTCGCTGTCGAACGCCCGTCGGGTCGCGGCCCACCTCGACGCGCTCGACGACGACCGGCCCGTGATCACCGTCGCCGCCGGGTCGAAGGGGAAGCCGTCCCCGGAGGACACCGTCGGGGGCGTGCTCGTCCAGCGGTACCTCGCCGGCGACGAGCCGACGGCGGCGGAACTCGACCTGTACCGGGAGGTCGTCACGGCCGGAAAAGCCGCCAAGTACAGCCGGAAGGCCGAGATCCGCTCCCGCGACCTCCTCGAGTTCGCGACGGCGGTCGACACGCGGACGGCCGTCCCGAAACTGGACGGGCAGCGGCTCGTCGACGTCGCCGACGCGGAGCCGGACGGATGA